The following are encoded in a window of Methylocystis rosea genomic DNA:
- a CDS encoding type II toxin-antitoxin system PemK/MazF family toxin produces the protein MRRGDIWTVSGGKDYAGKPRPVVIVQDDAFDGTDSITICAFTTDPTEAPLFRLPVEPNERNGLRSSSRLMVDKITTVAKTKVRERIGRLDDEDVVRLNQAVMVFLGLTVSPKTARKGNDGKRR, from the coding sequence ATGAGGCGCGGAGACATCTGGACAGTCTCCGGCGGCAAGGACTATGCGGGCAAGCCACGCCCCGTCGTCATCGTGCAGGACGACGCCTTCGACGGGACGGACTCGATCACGATCTGCGCCTTCACCACGGACCCGACCGAAGCGCCGCTGTTCCGGCTGCCGGTAGAGCCGAACGAGCGCAACGGGCTGCGTTCCTCCTCCCGACTGATGGTGGACAAGATCACCACTGTTGCGAAGACCAAGGTGCGCGAGCGGATCGGGCGACTCGACGACGAGGACGTGGTCCGGCTCAACCAGGCCGTGATGGTGTTCCTAGGCCTGACAGTGTCGCCGAAGACGGCCCGGAAAGGCAATGATGGGAAGCGCCGCTGA
- a CDS encoding antitoxin MazE family protein, translated as MAAARGAKPTRVKVQEHRERLRAQGLRPIQIWVPDVRASSFRAEAHRQSLAVAAGAHAREDQAFIDAASDWDDE; from the coding sequence ATGGCGGCGGCGAGAGGCGCGAAGCCGACGCGCGTGAAGGTGCAGGAGCATCGCGAGCGGCTGCGCGCGCAGGGCCTGCGGCCGATCCAGATTTGGGTGCCTGACGTGCGCGCATCGTCCTTCCGGGCGGAGGCGCACCGGCAATCGCTGGCCGTAGCGGCCGGCGCCCATGCACGCGAGGATCAGGCGTTCATCGATGCAGCGTCCGACTGGGATGATGAATGA